The Methylopila sp. M107 genome contains the following window.
TCGTTGTAGACGATGTAGGCGTCGCGCGGATTCCGGACCATGTAGTCCTGATGGTAGGCCTCGGCCGGATAGAACGCCTGCCCCTGCTCGACCTTCGTAACGATCCTGTCGCCATAGGCGCCCGCCGCGTCGAGCTGCGCCACATAGGCCTTCGCGATCCGCGCCTGTTCGGCGGAGCTCGCGAACACGGCCGAGCGATATTGCTGGCCGCGATCCGGCCCCTGCCGGTTCAGCGTGGTCGGGTCGTGGGCGACCGAGAAATAGACCTGCAGTATCTTGCCGAGGCTCACCTTCGTTCGGTCGAACGTGACCTGCACGGCCTCGGCGTGCCCGGTGTCGCCGTCGCCGACCTTGGCGTAGGTCGCGGTCGAGCTGGCGCCGCCGGCATAGCCGGAGACGGCTCTGGTCACCCCGTCGACATGCTGGAAGACGCCCTGCACGCCCCAGAAAC
Protein-coding sequences here:
- the msrA gene encoding peptide-methionine (S)-S-oxide reductase MsrA, which gives rise to MIAKRNVLKPAAWLGALALVTAAGFVANGPAAAEGRAIPAPAVDESVGAGLETVTLAGGCFWGVQGVFQHVDGVTRAVSGYAGGASSTATYAKVGDGDTGHAEAVQVTFDRTKVSLGKILQVYFSVAHDPTTLNRQGPDRGQQYRSAVFASSAEQARIAKAYVAQLDAAGAYGDRIVTKVEQGQAFYPAEAYHQDYMVRNPRDAYIVYNDAPKVEALRRLLPDVYRATPALVSGAGG